The Pyrus communis chromosome 14, drPyrComm1.1, whole genome shotgun sequence sequence ttcttcttcttgtttctgATTACCAAGTAGTAGTATTAGTCAATGGTGAAAGAATTGGTGTGCCATCGTCATCGTCGTCATTGTCatgtgatttcttcaaagggAGATGGATTTTGGACCAATCCTACCCGCTCTACAATCCTTCCTCATGCCCCTTCATTGAGCATGAGTTTACCTGCCAAAAGAATGGCCGTCCCGATCAGATTTACACCAAATACAGATGGCAACCACATGACTGTGATTTAGCAAGGTGCACACcaagcgctctctctctctctctagctctctctctctctggcttCTCTTCTTCtacttattattatttatgCCTTTCTTTTGTTGCGATTATTAGCGCAAATATTATTGCTTATTATTTTCCTAGTTGTTGGCTTGGCTCATCCTATATATCTCCTGCCTAAGTGCAGTCATGAGATCGGGACCAGTAGTTGTACTCTTTGCCGCTGTAGCTATAGTTTCTGGTGGACCAAAAACTGGGGgtaaatttttcattaattagtatatGATGCCATATATACGATGACACTTACATGCATCGTTGGATAGGCCATGTTACATGCATAAGGAAGTTAGATGGGCCATGCTTTAATTTAGTATAGAAAAAGAAGCTTAGGTTCTTAGATTTCATACGTTTCATGTATTTGAAGTTGTAAGGGTTATGTTTTAATGTTGTTAGTAAGTGAGTGCTGTTGAGTTCTTGTAACAGTTGCTCCTAGTGTCTTTAAATAGTTGTATCATTGAGTGGaaggtagtttttttttttcatcaatcaaaaaattgaaaaagaaaaaaaaaacaaagagttCTCTCGACATTGTTAGAATTTAATAgatgttttagtgttttatttgCCTAGTTCTGAGGTTTCTTAGACTAAATAGGGTTTAGTAGTTTTTAGTTCTTAGTAGTCTCAATCTTCTTTCCTCGTGTTTCCGATGCATCAGTATAAAGATTTTGGATTTTAtaggacaaaaattaaaaactatttGAACATTATTGTAAATAATGCGGGTTACACAAGTTTAGACTAATTTGTTTTTATGGATTTATATAACTATATGAATTTATAAAGATTAACTAATTTGTCATTCTTCTGTTTATTTTGGAGACATGAATTACACTGTTTACATTTGAAATTCCACATTccaaatcaattctaagaaaaTGACTTGTTTTGATAATATTTTTCgaaatataaaaagtaaatttaGATCGTGACTGTGATCCTTTTTACATCTCAAACACATGAACAAATTTTATATAATTCGTGGGGGAGACATCCTGTGAACTGAGTAGAACAATGTTAtgtttaaaaacacaaaaattcttGCAGAGGGGCCCCTCTGAATATATAAAGCAACCTCTCCCAATGATTTTCGTAAGAAATATGATGTTTGGCCGCATGGAAAATGTCGGTGATGGCAGCCTTTCATAGGTGACAATTGCATCCTCGCAGGTTTGTGTGAACTGCGATCGTCTTGATAATACGACGGCACAGTGGCGACGGAATTGGATTCTTTCTAGTCCCACACTCATGTGATATGGCCTCTACTCATGTGACAATTATTAATGAAATTCATCAAACTATTTTTTAAAGTCGTGTAATATAGCTCACGGGCTTCGGTGGTGCCATATTTGTCATGTGAGTTCTTCGTGTTtgacataaaagaaaattatcatATGATTAGGTTCAGAAAAAACTTAGGAAAAGGTAttcgaaattattacaataatttaagagaGGAGGAATCGAGTTTCGAACCCAGAACGTATAGGTGGAACTCAACACGCTATTCATTAAGATATTAGACCACATACTCGGAAAAACCTAGCCTGATTTTACCAAAGCTTATATTTTTTGCAAtaacaataatatattataCAAATTAGCGGGGATTTGGTTGAGTCATAGTAAAAAGAAATCCAGATTTGGTTGAGTCATAGTAAATAGAAATCCAAACTCTTAatgttttttctaaatttggaaaggattaacatgcttattatATGGATTATGAATACTGATTATCGTTTAACTTTCTCTCAAGTACACATATACAAGTGGAATCGTGGATTGTCCACCATTGATGAATCCGGATGTAAATTTTCTTGCCATGTATAAGGAGATTGTGTACCTAAATTGTTAACCAAAGCCAGACATAAGTTCTAACTAATCGTTTTAATCTTATAGTTTAGCAATATAACATGGTAAATTGTCTGATAAGAAAACACTAAAATAttgataacttttattttgtagatTTAACGGGCTTGACTTCTTCAAAAGATTTAGAGGGAAAAGCATCATGTTCGTTGGAGATTCATTAAGCCGAAATCAATGGCAGTCCCTAACATGCATGCTTCACTCAGCTGTGCCAACTGCTAAGTATAATGTGACAAGAGTAGACGATGTATCTATCTTCGAATTTACGGTATGTTAAACTTgcactttgtttttgttattatttcatCTTTGCTAGGTGAATAAATATGTTGCCAAATGGTATACGTATTTTGTTGGAAGACATTGAATCCAAACCATTAATTAGTAAGTTGTTCAAAAGTGTAGTCGAAAGTGACGATTTGGCAATATAACATAAGAAgatcaatgatagaaaaatgtgtatgagtaatgttatttgAGTTCCACTATAATTGGCATGTTCCAACTCTATTTAAAGAGTTCGGCAACAATGTAGTTTTGTATCTAAATAGAACAATGAAAATTGTATTAGCACTTTATATCTAATTACCAACTTAATTTGCATGTGGTTCAATATCTTAGGGTGTTGAGTTTTCATACATGCGTCTCGGATTCAAAACTCCCTCCCTCCCCCACCCCTCCCCTCCCCAATCTTAAATTATTGTAGTAGTTTCGAATCCTCCCACTCCTTTTAATAATAATgaacttttcaaaaaattaccAACTTGATTCATCAAATGAAGTCACATCAATTTGGTATAGGTGAATGCAATGCATCCATCATATACAATAGTTTAGACTTGGTTGAGGTCCATCCCTATTGATCGATTTTCTTTTTCGAACTATTGGTCCATGACAAATTTCACCTTTCAATTCCCTGCTTGGACAATATTTGACATAAACCTTTGTCCCGGCTCTACGAAACAAGAAGCTTGTGGTCCTCtctctgatttttatttttcttgcggTAAATGGCATGGTGAAAAATACAATCAAATTACTGCAGGACTATGAAGTTAGAGTGATGCTAGACCGCAATGTGTATCTAGTAGATACTGTAAAAGAAAAGATTGGGAGGGTCTTGAAGCTTGATTCAATAGTGGGAGGCAAGTTATGGAAGGATATTGACATGCTCATCTTCAACACTTGGCATTGGTGGAATCGGAGAGGACCCTCTCAACCGTAAATCCTACAACTATATTTactataatatttaattttcttttgatttatttatttagcaaTCGATACTAAAGGAAAGATGGTGAGCTTAACTTCAtaatgtgctagcaataatatggttcaaattcatctttaatttGGCGAGAATTtaacttaagatctctcacttacaaataaagaataatactactagaccgtagtactaagtggcttttttgatttaattttaactGTGGTTAAAAGgcaaaaaccaaattaattagttattaaTTTTGCAGATGGGATTATGTTGAAGTAGGAGGCCAGATCAGCAAAGATATTGACCGCATGCTTGCTTTTGAGAAGGCACTTATGACTTGGGCTGGATGGGTTGATTCAAACATTGATCCTGCAAAGTCTAGGGTTTTCTTCCAAGGAATATCTCCTTCTCATTACAAGTACGTTCCTTATCTAATATAACTAAAGGGCGGATTTGTGATACTATTTTTTGTACATAATTTTTCGCACATGTTTTTGTGGGGCCATttcgtaatatattttaacgatccgaaccatTAATCTTTTAGAATAttattcatagatcatcttccaaaaaattagacaaatccaaaatcattaagaTATTCATTTGTAGTAAGAAAATGGACGAATACGGTTCTACAAAGAAATCCTAGATCCAATGGTCATATGATTTCACATTCgggtgatttttggtagacatgatctATGAGGGAAGATCTAAAATACAGACAGTTGGAATCGTTAAAACACATTAGAAAGTGGGCCCCACTAAGACGTGCTTCAaaagttgtataaaaaaaatagtgtcaCAAATCCATCCCCTATAACTAATCTAAGATAATAAtcgttaaattttaaattaaaacgaaattattattagcactctaagAAATCTATCTTATACTCACAATGCCCTTCATAGTGCAATTTCTccattatattttcattaaagaAGAGTGTACGTAGAAGTTAGAAAGACTTATTGAAGTGTAATTAAAAGTTTAGTGAATTAAAATTCAACGTTTTGGTGACACACattagctttaattttttttattacatgtCTTCGTGAGTGGATGTCAATCAAGAATATATACAAAAGTAAAATTTAATACATGGTATATCAACGACTAATAATCGTCCAAATATACGTGAAAACAATTGtcattataatttttcattaagtTGTTGTGGAGAACTGTTTATGAATTTGTTCCAGTGACATCAATCATAAGTCTGTaactttcttttcttaattttgattttagtGGCAGTGAATGGCAAGAACCAAGGGCAAGAAGTTGTGTAGGGCAAAAGGAGCCTTTGCTTGGGTCGACCTATCCAGGAGGTTTGCCACCAGCCTTGAGTGTGCTGAAGAATGTGTTGAGCACAATCAAAAAGCCAGTGACATTGCTAGATATAACAAATCTCTCACTCCTGCGTAAAGATGGACATCCTTCAATTTATGGGTTGGGAGGCCGCACCGGAATGGACTGTAGTCATTGGTGTCTTTGTGGAGTCCCAGATACTTGGAATGAGATTCTCTACAATTTAATTCTTTGAAACATTCATGATTGAAACTATCAAAACAATGGCGTCTTGTGCCACTGAAATAAGGACATGTAGATGAAATTTTACATATTCTTATCTTTTTAGCATGAAACGAATTCACGTAACAATGTACCTGTTCCTTGTCtcgatataaaaaaaaaacgacaATAGTTGACATTGAAGTATGAACTGCTGAACAAGAAAGCATCAGAGGCTGCTACACTcattaatttggaatttggtgATATATAGACCCCCGTGGGCGGAGGGCCACTTTATTTGAATCCTCCATAGGGTTTCTTGTTCAAGTATCTGGCCGTTAGTTTAGCAAGAAAAATTTGTTATAACAATCATATGGTTCtatgtccaaaaaaaaaaaaaaaaaacaatcatatgGTTCGAACCAAAATAATTGCAATTACCATGGAACCGGAACTGAGAGCTTTGCTTGATCGGATGTGGATGTTGGAACCTGTTTTACTTCCTTTTATGTTTACCGcttggaatgaggatcctctttgcgAGGATCATGGGGATCCTCTAATCACGTAttttcatcgtacatcgtacggtcaatTTTGGTCAGGTATTGTTTATACtcaatttcaaataaaaaaatttacaatgatttctgactacacaatatacgatgaaaggatgtgattggaggatcaccgggatcctcacaaagaggatccggagaggatcctcattctacTTCTTGGCCCATTGTATCCTATTAGGACAATACTTTCTCTCATTTTCGCGGTGGAggaaagtttttattttctattaatgtGATATCATTTCACTGTATAATACGATATGAGAATCATTGACTCTCTTTATCATCATTTAAATATCATCTCTAGAAAAAATTGTTGAATTTGGGGGCTGCTTATTAATCCATATTGTGTCTTAACAAATCAATTATTACAGTAACAAGTAACATCATTATGATGAATCGTCAATTCCTTTGATTCATACGAATAATTAAACGGTCAAATTTTGATCTTAACATTTATACAGTGAAATGATGTTAGCTTCTTATCGTGAATTTTTGTCGCTCATCCCAATTCCaaataatagaaaatttaaaaacaaaattactctgcaaaaaatttgtaatttatgtGGTTCAGACATTTACTTTCACACTCAAGATTCTAAATTCGAATCCCCCTCTATCAATATTGATtgtattgaaaataaaaaataaaagctcTAATTAGCCAAGAGTCTAATTCCCGATTAATGTAACTAAAGAGTAGTTTTTAGTTATTAGTAGTCTCAATCTTCTTTCCTCGTGTTTCCGATGCATCAGTATAAGGACTTCGGATTTTATAggactaaaactaaaaact is a genomic window containing:
- the LOC137715009 gene encoding protein trichome birefringence-like 41 is translated as MDVWVNSSFCMSSIAVFFLLLLVSDYQVVVLVNGERIGVPSSSSSLSCDFFKGRWILDQSYPLYNPSSCPFIEHEFTCQKNGRPDQIYTKYRWQPHDCDLARFNGLDFFKRFRGKSIMFVGDSLSRNQWQSLTCMLHSAVPTAKYNVTRVDDVSIFEFTDYEVRVMLDRNVYLVDTVKEKIGRVLKLDSIVGGKLWKDIDMLIFNTWHWWNRRGPSQPWDYVEVGGQISKDIDRMLAFEKALMTWAGWVDSNIDPAKSRVFFQGISPSHYNGSEWQEPRARSCVGQKEPLLGSTYPGGLPPALSVLKNVLSTIKKPVTLLDITNLSLLRKDGHPSIYGLGGRTGMDCSHWCLCGVPDTWNEILYNLIL